The following proteins are co-located in the Castanea sativa cultivar Marrone di Chiusa Pesio chromosome 8, ASM4071231v1 genome:
- the LOC142607128 gene encoding protochlorophyllide-dependent translocon component 52, chloroplastic-like, which produces MEALGASSVPSFHIRTILDKTKLRRPMFLNLRSNPTPSSTFSLVYKKQSKFKVFNTMSSTVSTEPTNPPEPVLETHSQGEKFDWYSQWYPVMPIWDLDKRRTHAKKVIGLDVVVWWDRNEETWKVFDDRCPHRLAPLSEGRIDQWGRLQCVYHGWCFNGSGDCKFIPQANPDGPPVHTARKACVAVYPSTVQNNIVWFWPNLDPRYKDILVEKKPPYIPEIDDPSYASLMGNRDIPYGYEILIENLMDPAHLPYAHHGILEILPSKNRVKADREGGTPLDFMIEKLDINGFNTVQFQEWNRTKFIAPYLFCACLKPEDQANGSESSAGTRKDTSVQKEFFLIFFCIPVSPGSSRLIWSFPRNYGRWIYKYVPRWIFDIKQNLIIDSDLYLLHIEEHKIMDVGPANWQKACFVPTKSDALVIGFRKWLNKYAGGQVDWRGKYSGVLPPTPPREQLMDRYWSHVVNCTSCNAAYKGFNVLEVVLRVVSVASIAIAATAKQGAISAAARTTMVLMAVLFYASSRWLASFIYRNFHYHDYDHAFR; this is translated from the exons ATGGAAGCTCTCGGAGCTTCCTCAGTTCCTTCTTTTCACATCCGAACAATACTTGATAAAACCAAATTGAGAAGGCCCATGTTCTTAAATCTTCGTTCCAATCCAACACCCAGTTCAACTTTCTCATTAGTCTacaaaaaacaatcaaaatttaaggtttttaacaccatgtcatccacggtTTCAACAGAACCCACAAACCCACCTGAGCCAGTGCTTGAAACTCACAGTCAAGGTGAGAAATTTGATTGGTATTCACAATGGTACCCTGTTATGCCAATCTGGGACCTGGACAAGAGGAGGACACACGCAAAAAAGGTGATAGGTCTTGATGTGGTTGTGTGGTGGGATAGGAATGAGGAAACTTGGAAAGTGTTTGATGATAGGTGTCCTCATCGGCTGGCTCCATTGTCTGAAGGGAGGATTGATCAGTGGGGCAGGTTGCAGTGTGTGTACCATGGTTGGTGTTTTAATGGTTCTGGTGACTGCAAGTTCATCCCTCAAGCAAATCCTGATGGCCCTCCG GTGCACACAGCCAGGAAAGCGTGTGTAGCTGTTTATCCAAGTACTGTGCAGAACAACATAGTTTGGTTTTGGCCAAACTTGGATCCTCGATACAAAGATATTCTTGTGGAGAAGAAACCCCCCTACATTCCAGAAATAGATGATCCTTCATATGCAAGCTTAATGGGAAATAGAGATATTCCTTATGG ATATGAGATATTGATTGAGAATCTTATGGACCCTGCTCATCTTCCTTATGCGCATCATGGAATATTAGAAATCCTACCATCCAAAAACAG AGTGAAGGCTGATAGAGAGGGGGGCACACCACTTGACTTTATGATTGAAAAGTTAGACATCAATGGGTTCAATACAGTTCAGTTTCAGGAATGGAACAGAACCAAATTTATTGCCCCATACCTGTTTTGTGCATGTCTTAAGCCTGAGGATCAAGCTAATGGATCTGAATCATCAGCTGGAACCAGAAAG GATACATCTGTGcagaaggaattttttttaatttttttttgcattccaGTTAGTCCAGGGAGTAGCAGATTGATATGGAGCTTCCCAAGAAACTATGGTCGTTGGATTTATAAATATGTACCACGATGGATATTTGATATAAAACAAAACCTGATTATAGATtctgatttatatcttctacaCATTGAG GAGCATAAGATAATGGATGTTGGTCCTGCCAATTGGCAGAAAGCTTGTTTTGTGCCAACAAAATCGGATGCCCTTGTGATTGGATTTAGAAAATGGCTAAACAAGTATGCTGGTGGTCAAGTTGATTGGAGAGGCAAGTACAGTGGAGTTCTTCCCCCAACTCCTCCTAGAGAGCAGCTGATGGACAG GTACTGGTCCCATGTGGTGAACTGCACTAGTTGCAATGCAGCATACAAAGGTTTCAATGTACTTGAAGTTGTCCTCCGAGTAGTTTCTGTTGCTTCAATTGCGATTGCTGCTACAGCCAAGCAGGGTGCAATCTCAGCAGCTGCAAGAACCACGATGGTTTTGATGGCAGTACTATTCTATGCATCTTCAAGATGGTTGGCTAGCTTCATCTACAGAAACTTCCATTACCATGACTACGATCATGCTTTTCGCTGA